CATGACGTTGGCGGGGCGTTATCAGACGTTTCATACTCAGGCCCGACTGCGCCCCTTGGGAGGAAAAAATGAGCCATAAATCCGACATCGAAATCGCCCGCGAAGCCAAGAAGAAGCCGATCCAGGAGATCGGCGACAAGCTCGGCATTCCCGGTGAGCATCTTCTGCCCTACGGCCACGACAAGGCGAAGGTGAGCCAGGAGTTCATCGATTCGGTCCAGGAGAACAAGAACGGCAAGCTCATCCTCGTCACCGCGATCAACCCCACCCCGGCGGGCGAGGGCAAGACCACCACGACCGTGGGCCTGGGCGACGGGCTCAACCATATCGGCAAGAAGGCGATGATCTGCATCCGCGAAGCCTCTCTCGGGCCGAACTTCGGGATGAAGGGCGGCGCCGCCGGCGGCGGATACGCGCAGGTTGTGCCGATGGAGGACATGAACCTCCACTTCACCGGCGATTTCCACGCGATCACCAGCGCGCACAGCCTGCTGAGCGCGATGATCGACAACCACATCTACTGGGGCAACGACGCCGAGATCGACACCCGCCGCGTCACCTGGCGCCGGGTGGTGGACATGAACGACCGCAGCCTGCGGCAGATCACCTCGTCGCTGGGCGGCGTCTCGAACGGCTTCGCGCGCGAGGACGGGTTCGACATCACGGTCGCCTCGGAAGTGATGGCGATCCTCTGCCTTGCCAGCGGGCTGAAGGATCTCGAGCGGCGCCTGGGCGACATGATCATCGCCTACCGCCGTGACCGCAGCCCGGTCTTCTGCCGCGACATCAAGGCACAGGGCGCGATGACGGTCCTGCTGAAGGACGCGATGCAACCCAACCTCGTGCAGACGCTCGAGAACAACCCGGCCTTCGTGCATGGGGGCCCCTTCGCCAACATCGCGCATGGCTGCAACTCGGTCACGGCGACGACGACCGCGCTCAAGATCGCGGATTACGTGGTGACCGAAGCCGGGTTCGGCGCGGACCTGGGCGCCGAGAAGTTCATGAACATCAAGTGCCGCAAGGCCGGGATCGCCCCCGATTGCGTGGTGCTCGTGGCCACGGTGCGGGCGATGAAGATGAATGGCGGCGTCGCCAAGGCCGATCTCGGGACCGAGAACGTGGACGCGGTGAAGAAGGGCTGCGCCAACCTCGGCCGCCACATCGAGAACCTCAAGAGCTTCGGCGTGCCGGTCGTGGTGGCGATCAACCATTTCGTGACCGACACCGACGCCGAGGTGGACGCGATCAAGGCCTTCGCCAAGGACCAGGGTTCGGAGGCGATCCTGTCGCGTCACTGGGAGCTGGGCTCGGAAGGTTCGGCCGACCTCGCGCGCCGGGTGGCCGAGGTGGCCGACAGCGGCAAGGCGCAGTTCTCGCCCATCTATCCCGACGAGATGCCGCTCTTCCAGAAGATCGAGACCATCGCCAAGCGCATCTACCGCGCCGACGAGGTGCTGGCCGACCAGAAGATCCGCGACCAGCTCAAGCTCTGGGAAGACCAGGGATACGGCAACCTTCCGGTCTGCATGGCCAAGACGCAATACAGCTTCTCGACCGATCCGAACCGCCGCGGCGCTCCCACGGGCCACTCGGTCCCGGTGCGCGAGGTGCGGCTGAGCGCGGGGGCGGGCTTCATCGTCGTGGTCTGCGGCGAGATCATGACCATGCCGGGCCTGCCGCGGGTGCCGGCGGCCGAATCGATCCGCCTCAACGACGGCGGCGAGATCGAGGGCCTGTTCTGAGAAAACGGGCCGTGCCGGGTGGGGGATCGACCCCCGCCCGCCACGGTCGCCGCCTTGCGGCTCCGCCTCCGGCGGGGATATTTCGGGCAAGAAGAAGCGCGGGAGTTTCGCAGGGCCCCATGCCGTCCCTGAGCCGGGGAGGGACTTTCCCGCCGGGGCCGACATCGCCGATCTGCTGATTGTGGCGCATGATCGAGGCGATGCAGGTGGGCGGAGACGTGGTATGGGAATGGAGTGGCGGGCGGCTCGATATGCCGCCGGCCGGGTTCGGAGACGTGTTGAAAGCGGTGAGGGACCACCGCGGAGGGTGGATTGAATGACGGCAGATATCATCGACGGAAAGGCCTTCGCGGCCAAGGTGCGCGAGAAGGTGGCGGCCCATGTCTCGCGCCTGGGCGAGGAGCACGGGATCACGCCGGGACTGGCCGTTGTGCTGGTGGGCGAGGACCCGGCGAGCCAGGTCTATGTCCGCTCGAAGGGCAAGCAGACGGTCGAGGTGGGGATGAAATCCTTCGAGCACAAGCTCGACGCCGACACGTCCGAGGAGGATCTCCTGGCGCTGGTCCAGAAGCTCAACGAAGATGACGCGGTGCACGGTATCCTCGTGCAGCTTCCGCTTCCCGATCACATCGACGAGGACAAGGTCATCAACGCGATCAACCCCGAGAAGGACGTGGACGGCTTCCATATTTCGAACGTGGGTCTTCTGGGCACGGGGCAGAAGAGCATGGTGCCCTGCACGCCGCTGGGCTGCCTGATGATGCTGCGCGATCATCACGGGAGCCTGTCGGGCATGGACGCGGTGGTGATCGGGCGCAGCAACATCGTGGGCAAGCCGATGGCGCAGCTGCTGCTGGGCGATTCCTGCACCGTCACGATCGCGCACAGCCGCACGAAGGATCTGCCCGAGGTGGTGCGCCGCGCCGATATCGTCGTGGCCGCCGTGGGCCGCCCCGAGATGGTGCCGGGCGACTGGATCAAGGAGGGCGCCACGGTGATCGACGTGGGGATCAACCGTGTCGAGCGCGACGGCAAGAACAAGCTGGTGGGCGACGTGGATTTCGAAAGCGCCAAGGCGCGCGCGGGCGCGATCACCCCGGTGCCGGGTGGCGTGGGGCCGATGACCATCGCCTGCCTGCTGGCCAATACCGTGACGGCCTGCTGCCGCGCGAACGGGCTGAGCGAGCCGGAGGGCCTGACGGCCTGATGCGATGCGGTGGGCGGATCGCCCACCCTACGGCGTGACGGGCAGGGGAATCATGGTGCCGGTGAGAAGGGCCACGTGAACCTCGCCCGCGTCGCGCAGAGCGAAGACATCCGCCTGCACGATCACGAGGCGGCGGCCCGGTTTGATCACCCGGCCGCGGGCGACGAGGCGCTCTCCGGCGGCGGGGGCGAGCAGGTGGATCTTCATCTCGGTCGTCATGACCTCGTGATCGCCGGGCATCACCGAAAGCGCCGTGTAGCCCGCCGCGCTGTCGCCGAGCGCGAAGGTGAGACCGGCATGGGCCACGCCATGCTGCTGCAGCACCGCGTCGGTGATCGGCGCCGAGATCGTCACCGCGCCTTTCGTCACCTCGTCGAGGCGCGCGCCGAGTGTCGCCATCATGCTCTGCCGGTCGAAGCTCTCGCGGATGCGGGTGGTCAGGGTGTCGGTCATGCGGCGCAGGATAGAGCGCGTCGTGCGGGAAAAGAAGCCCCTAGCCCGCCTGCGCCAGCGGCACGGGCAGCGCGGCGCTGCCGGTGAGGATCGCCACCGCCTCGGGGCGCATGAGCGCGGTGAGCACCGGCGCGGTGGTCCGCAGGCCGCCGGTATAGGTGCCGTAGGCGGGCATGATCACCCGGTCCGCGTCGACGAGGAAACAGGCGCGCGAGAGGCTGCGTCCGCGCAGACGAATCGTGGTCTTGGGGTGGTAGTGGCCCGAGACCTCGCCGCTTTGGCCCTGTTGCGCGATGTGGCGGAAGCTGAGCGGAGGGGCGGGCAGTTCGGCAAGATGCGTGCCGCCAAGCTCGACCGGGCCGGGGTCGTGGTTGCCCTCGATCCAGACCCAGCGGCGCCCGGCCTGCAGCGTGGTGATCCATGCCTTCTCGGCGTCCGGCAGATCGCGCACCGCCTGGTCGTCGTCGAAACTGTCGCCGAGGCAGACCACCGTGCGCGCGCCCGTCGCGGCAAGGTCGCGTTCGAGCCGGGCGAGCGTGTCGCGCACCTCGTAGGGGGGCAGGCACGCCTCGCCCAGCCGCGCGCGGCGGCCGGATTTTCCCAGGTGCAGGTCCGAGACGCAAAGGAGCGCCTCGTCCGGCCAGTGAAGCGCGCCGGAGGGAAGCGCCACGAGCCGCGCGCCGGCGAGGGTGAAAGCGTGTCCGTTCATGGTGTGTTCTTTTGGCGCGGGCGCGGGGGATTTGCAAGGTGGGGCGGTTCAGAACGCGCCCATCTCGAGCCCTGCGCCGAGGGCCGCGCCGATCTCGCGGCAGCGGGCGAGGTCGTCATCGGGGATCGTCTTGTCGGCGAGGATGTCCTCGGGCGTCTGGGCATGGGTGCAGACGATGATCGGCTCCTGCACCTCGCGCAGTCGCCAGCCCTGGGCGATGCGGGCGGTCTGGCGGGCGGCGTTCTCGCCGTCGGAGCCGGCGCAGATCATCTGGGCATAGGGGCGCCCCTCGATCCGGCCGAGGACGGGATAGTAGCAGCGGTCGAAGAATTCCTTCATCTCGCCCGCGATGGCGGCGAGGTTCTCGGGCGCGCAGAAGAGGTATCCGTCGGCATCGAGCAGGTCCTCGGGCATCGCCTCGCGGGCGCGCAGCAGCGTCACCTCGCATTCCTCGCGGGCGGCTTCGGCCGCGGCCTCGGCCATCTGGCGGCTGCCGCCGGTGCGCGAATGCCAGACGATCAGGAGCCGGGCCACGGTGTCACTTCCTGCCGATCCGGGGCTCGGTCCCCGCCTTGATGCGCGCGATGTTCTCGCGGTGGCGCCAGAGGATCACGAGGGTGAGGAATACCTGCATCACGAGCATCTCGCCATGGCCCAGGATCACCACCCAGATGATCGAGAAGGACGCCGCGGTGATCGCGGCGAACGAGGAGATCCGGGTCAGGAGCGCGGTCACGAGCCATGTCAGGCAGGCCGCGATCCCGGCAGGCCAGGCGAGCGCGAGAAGAAGCCCCAGGAAGGTCGCCACGCCCTTGCCGCCGCGAAAGCCGAGCCAGGGGGGGAAGCAATGGCCGAGAAAGGCCGCGAAACCGGCAAGCTGCGCGGCATCGTATCCCGCGAGCGGCCAGGCGATGAGCGCCGCCACGGCGCCCTTGGCCCCGTCGAGCAGGAGCGTGGCAAGCGCCGCGCCCTTCGAGCCGGTGCGCAGCACGTTGGTGGTGCCGATATTGCCCGACCCGATCTCGCGCAGGTTGCCGAGCCCCATGGCGCGCGTGATGAGGATGCCGAAGGGGATCGAACCGAGCAGGTATCCGAACGCGGCCCAGAGGACGAGGAGAAGCGGGGCGGTTTCGATGGGGGGCATCAGCTTGCCTCGTAAACGGGGGTGCCTGCGATGTAGGTGGCCCTGACCTTACCTTGCAGGCGGGCGCCGTCAAAGGGCGTGTTCTTGGACTTGGAGCGCAGTTTCCAGCGGTCGAGCACGAAGGGCGCGTCGGGATCGAAAAGGACGAGATCCGCGGGGGCGTCCCTTGCCAGCCGCCCGGAGGCGAGGCCGAGCCGCCGCGCGGGGGCGAACGACAGGGCGCGGAAGAGGGTCGGCAGGTCCAGGTCGCCCGCGTGGTAGAGCCGGAGCGCCGCCGGCAGCAGCGTCTCGAGCGCGACGGCGCCCGACGCGGCCTCCTCGAAGGGCAGGCGCTTGCTTTCCTCGTCCTGCGGCGTGTGCATGGAGCTCAGGCTGTCGATCAGACCGTCGCGCAGGGCCGCGATGATGGCCTGCCGGTCTTCCTCGGCGCGCAGCGGCGGCTTGACCTTGAAGAAGGTGCGGTAGTCGGCCACGTCGAGCTCGTTGAGGGTGACATGGTGGATCGAGGTGCCCGCCGTGATGTCGAACCCGTTGCGCTTGGCCCGCTCGAGGGCGGGCAGGGCGCGGGCGGTGGTGATCTGGTCGGCGTGGTAGCGCGCGCCCGTCATCTCGATCAGCGCGATGTCGCGGTCGAGCCCCATGCGTTCGGCCATGGGTGACACGGCGGGCAGGCCGTAGAGCGAGGCGAACTTGCCGGAGGTCGCCGCCGCGCCGGCGCTGAGGCCGGGATCCTGCGGGTGGCCGATCACCAGCGCGCCGAGCGAGCGCGCGTAGGTGAGCGCGCGGGAGAGAACCTTGGTGTCGCGCGTGACGTGGTCGCAATCGGTGAAGGCCACGGCGCCCGCGTCCATGAGAAAGCCGATCTCGGTCATCTCGCGCCCCGCGCGCCCCTTGGTGAGCGCGGCCATGGGCAGGACATTGACCGGCGCGGCCTCGTTCGCGCGGCGGGCCACGAATTCGAGCGTTTCCGGGCTGTCGATGGCGGGGATCGTGTCGGGACGGGTCACCATCGTCGTGACCCCGCCCGCCGCCGCGGCAAGCCCGGCGGAGCGGTAGGATTCCTTGTGCCGCTCGCCGGGTTCGCAGACCTTCACGCCGATGTCGACGATGCCGGGGGCGAGACACCTGCCGCCG
This window of the Roseovarius sp. SCSIO 43702 genome carries:
- a CDS encoding formate--tetrahydrofolate ligase, encoding MSHKSDIEIAREAKKKPIQEIGDKLGIPGEHLLPYGHDKAKVSQEFIDSVQENKNGKLILVTAINPTPAGEGKTTTTVGLGDGLNHIGKKAMICIREASLGPNFGMKGGAAGGGYAQVVPMEDMNLHFTGDFHAITSAHSLLSAMIDNHIYWGNDAEIDTRRVTWRRVVDMNDRSLRQITSSLGGVSNGFAREDGFDITVASEVMAILCLASGLKDLERRLGDMIIAYRRDRSPVFCRDIKAQGAMTVLLKDAMQPNLVQTLENNPAFVHGGPFANIAHGCNSVTATTTALKIADYVVTEAGFGADLGAEKFMNIKCRKAGIAPDCVVLVATVRAMKMNGGVAKADLGTENVDAVKKGCANLGRHIENLKSFGVPVVVAINHFVTDTDAEVDAIKAFAKDQGSEAILSRHWELGSEGSADLARRVAEVADSGKAQFSPIYPDEMPLFQKIETIAKRIYRADEVLADQKIRDQLKLWEDQGYGNLPVCMAKTQYSFSTDPNRRGAPTGHSVPVREVRLSAGAGFIVVVCGEIMTMPGLPRVPAAESIRLNDGGEIEGLF
- the folD gene encoding bifunctional methylenetetrahydrofolate dehydrogenase/methenyltetrahydrofolate cyclohydrolase FolD, whose protein sequence is MTADIIDGKAFAAKVREKVAAHVSRLGEEHGITPGLAVVLVGEDPASQVYVRSKGKQTVEVGMKSFEHKLDADTSEEDLLALVQKLNEDDAVHGILVQLPLPDHIDEDKVINAINPEKDVDGFHISNVGLLGTGQKSMVPCTPLGCLMMLRDHHGSLSGMDAVVIGRSNIVGKPMAQLLLGDSCTVTIAHSRTKDLPEVVRRADIVVAAVGRPEMVPGDWIKEGATVIDVGINRVERDGKNKLVGDVDFESAKARAGAITPVPGGVGPMTIACLLANTVTACCRANGLSEPEGLTA
- a CDS encoding PaaI family thioesterase, with the translated sequence MTDTLTTRIRESFDRQSMMATLGARLDEVTKGAVTISAPITDAVLQQHGVAHAGLTFALGDSAAGYTALSVMPGDHEVMTTEMKIHLLAPAAGERLVARGRVIKPGRRLVIVQADVFALRDAGEVHVALLTGTMIPLPVTP
- the pdeM gene encoding ligase-associated DNA damage response endonuclease PdeM — encoded protein: MNGHAFTLAGARLVALPSGALHWPDEALLCVSDLHLGKSGRRARLGEACLPPYEVRDTLARLERDLAATGARTVVCLGDSFDDDQAVRDLPDAEKAWITTLQAGRRWVWIEGNHDPGPVELGGTHLAELPAPPLSFRHIAQQGQSGEVSGHYHPKTTIRLRGRSLSRACFLVDADRVIMPAYGTYTGGLRTTAPVLTALMRPEAVAILTGSAALPVPLAQAG
- a CDS encoding flavodoxin family protein — protein: MARLLIVWHSRTGGSRQMAEAAAEAAREECEVTLLRAREAMPEDLLDADGYLFCAPENLAAIAGEMKEFFDRCYYPVLGRIEGRPYAQMICAGSDGENAARQTARIAQGWRLREVQEPIIVCTHAQTPEDILADKTIPDDDLARCREIGAALGAGLEMGAF
- the plsY gene encoding glycerol-3-phosphate 1-O-acyltransferase PlsY codes for the protein MPPIETAPLLLVLWAAFGYLLGSIPFGILITRAMGLGNLREIGSGNIGTTNVLRTGSKGAALATLLLDGAKGAVAALIAWPLAGYDAAQLAGFAAFLGHCFPPWLGFRGGKGVATFLGLLLALAWPAGIAACLTWLVTALLTRISSFAAITAASFSIIWVVILGHGEMLVMQVFLTLVILWRHRENIARIKAGTEPRIGRK
- the pyrC gene encoding dihydroorotase, whose protein sequence is MTSTLFTDARLIDPDAGTDTRGWLLVRDGRIADSGTDAPPSTDAATIDCGGRCLAPGIVDIGVKVCEPGERHKESYRSAGLAAAAGGVTTMVTRPDTIPAIDSPETLEFVARRANEAAPVNVLPMAALTKGRAGREMTEIGFLMDAGAVAFTDCDHVTRDTKVLSRALTYARSLGALVIGHPQDPGLSAGAAATSGKFASLYGLPAVSPMAERMGLDRDIALIEMTGARYHADQITTARALPALERAKRNGFDITAGTSIHHVTLNELDVADYRTFFKVKPPLRAEEDRQAIIAALRDGLIDSLSSMHTPQDEESKRLPFEEAASGAVALETLLPAALRLYHAGDLDLPTLFRALSFAPARRLGLASGRLARDAPADLVLFDPDAPFVLDRWKLRSKSKNTPFDGARLQGKVRATYIAGTPVYEAS